A DNA window from Thiobacillus denitrificans ATCC 25259 contains the following coding sequences:
- a CDS encoding copper resistance system multicopper oxidase, which yields MNPHSRFLPATPNLPRRRFLQGLAAGGILLGAPSLILPASAREAGTAAGSAPVLSGTEFDLTIAETAVNFTGKPRMATTINGSIPGPTLRLREGDTVTIRVHNRLTEDTSIHWHGILLPFEMDGVPGISFKGIPPGQTFTYRFKVKQTGTYWYHSHSGMQEQTGMYGTIIIDPARGNSVGADRDYVVQLSDWTDEHPMRVLHKLKVQGDYFNFNQPTAGDFFRDVSKEGLKAAIDKRRMWNEMRMSPTDLADVSAHTYTYLMNGAAPAGNWTGLFRPGGKVRLRFVNSAAMTFFDVRIPGLKMTVVQTDGQDVEPVTVDEIRIGVAETYDVIVSPKDEAYTIFAQSMDRTGFARGTLATRAGLVAAVPSPDKPVALEMQDMMGDMTGLARAHHARTEYGPSVDMRVDTPRTDLDDPGVGLRDNGRRVLTYDHLHSVGGPLDARGPGREIELHLTGNMERYAWSIDGVEFEKSTPVHFRHNERLRVVFVNDTMMTHPMHLHGMWSELESPEGKFQVRKHTIAVQPAQRVSFLVTADALGRWAWHCHLGLHMDMGMFREVVVA from the coding sequence ATGAACCCTCATTCTCGATTCTTGCCTGCAACGCCGAATCTCCCGCGCCGGCGGTTTCTCCAGGGACTGGCGGCCGGCGGCATCTTGCTCGGTGCGCCCTCCTTGATACTGCCGGCCTCGGCACGGGAAGCCGGCACGGCCGCAGGCAGTGCGCCGGTACTCAGCGGCACCGAATTTGATCTCACGATCGCGGAGACGGCGGTGAACTTCACCGGTAAACCGCGTATGGCGACGACGATCAACGGCTCGATTCCCGGGCCTACGCTGCGCCTGCGCGAGGGCGACACCGTGACCATCCGCGTACACAACCGGCTGACCGAGGACACGTCGATCCACTGGCACGGCATCCTGCTGCCCTTCGAGATGGACGGCGTGCCGGGCATCAGCTTCAAAGGAATTCCGCCCGGCCAGACCTTTACCTACCGCTTCAAGGTGAAGCAAACCGGCACCTATTGGTACCACTCGCACTCCGGCATGCAGGAGCAGACCGGGATGTACGGCACGATCATCATCGACCCCGCGCGTGGTAACTCCGTCGGCGCCGATCGCGATTACGTCGTGCAATTGTCGGACTGGACCGACGAGCATCCGATGCGGGTGCTCCACAAGCTCAAGGTGCAGGGCGACTACTTCAACTTCAATCAGCCGACCGCCGGGGACTTCTTCCGCGACGTGTCGAAGGAAGGGCTCAAGGCCGCGATCGACAAGCGCCGGATGTGGAACGAGATGCGCATGAGCCCGACCGATCTGGCCGACGTCTCCGCTCACACCTATACCTATCTGATGAACGGCGCGGCGCCGGCCGGCAACTGGACCGGGCTGTTCCGCCCCGGCGGGAAGGTGCGATTGCGCTTCGTCAACAGTGCAGCGATGACCTTCTTCGACGTGCGCATTCCGGGACTCAAGATGACCGTCGTGCAGACCGACGGGCAGGATGTCGAACCGGTCACGGTCGACGAAATCCGCATCGGCGTCGCAGAGACCTACGACGTGATCGTGAGCCCCAAGGACGAGGCGTATACGATCTTCGCGCAGTCGATGGATCGGACCGGCTTCGCGCGCGGCACGCTCGCGACCCGTGCGGGACTTGTCGCGGCGGTTCCGTCACCGGACAAGCCCGTGGCGCTCGAAATGCAGGACATGATGGGCGACATGACCGGCCTCGCGCGGGCCCACCATGCCCGGACCGAGTATGGCCCCAGTGTCGACATGCGCGTCGACACCCCGCGCACCGACCTGGACGACCCCGGCGTCGGCTTGCGCGACAACGGCCGGCGCGTGCTGACCTATGACCATCTCCACAGCGTCGGCGGGCCGCTGGACGCGCGGGGCCCCGGACGCGAGATCGAGCTCCATCTCACCGGCAATATGGAGCGCTACGCCTGGTCCATTGACGGCGTTGAGTTCGAGAAGTCCACGCCGGTGCATTTCCGTCACAACGAGCGGCTTCGCGTGGTCTTCGTCAACGATACGATGATGACGCACCCGATGCACTTGCACGGGATGTGGAGCGAACTCGAAAGTCCGGAAGGGAAGTTCCAGGTGCGCAAGCACACGATCGCAGTACAGCCCGCGCAGCGCGTGAGCTTTCTGGTCACCGCCGATGCCCTAGGGCGTTGGGCATGGCACTGCCATTTGGGGCTGCACATGGACATGGGCATGTTCCGCGAAGTCGTCGTGGCCTGA
- a CDS encoding copper resistance protein B: MNEFRVRAIAVVMTLAASTAAAQDHAAHDMGAMPGMQHDTEAGEGGAAMSMQGGSAPADARDPHAYSGGYTQGSLRLGDEHNFASLLVDRLETAKGDDGSATAYDLFAWYGGTYDRAWLKAEGDIEGGKLEDARTELLWGHAVAAYWDTQLGVRYDSGEGPDRGWLAMGIQGLAPYWFEVEATAYVGEAGRTALRLGAEYDLLLTQKLILQPRVEANAYGKSDVERGLGSGLSDLHAGLRLRYEIRREFAPYVGVEWARKFGDTADLARDAGEDVSDTRLVAGLRFWF; encoded by the coding sequence ATGAATGAGTTTCGAGTGCGCGCGATCGCTGTCGTCATGACACTCGCGGCGTCCACCGCCGCGGCCCAGGATCACGCGGCGCACGACATGGGCGCGATGCCGGGCATGCAGCACGACACGGAAGCCGGCGAGGGCGGGGCAGCGATGTCCATGCAGGGCGGTTCAGCGCCGGCCGACGCGCGCGACCCGCACGCCTATTCGGGGGGTTACACGCAAGGGTCGCTCCGGCTGGGGGACGAGCATAACTTCGCTTCGCTGCTCGTCGACCGGCTGGAAACCGCGAAGGGCGACGACGGCAGCGCGACCGCCTACGACTTGTTCGCGTGGTACGGCGGCACCTACGACCGCGCGTGGCTCAAGGCCGAAGGCGATATCGAGGGCGGCAAGCTCGAAGACGCGCGCACCGAGTTGTTGTGGGGACATGCCGTAGCTGCCTACTGGGACACGCAACTGGGCGTGCGCTACGACAGCGGCGAGGGACCCGATCGCGGCTGGCTGGCGATGGGCATCCAGGGCCTCGCGCCGTACTGGTTCGAGGTCGAGGCCACGGCTTATGTCGGCGAAGCGGGGCGGACGGCGCTGCGGCTTGGCGCGGAATACGACCTGTTGCTGACGCAGAAACTCATCCTGCAGCCGCGGGTCGAGGCGAACGCATACGGAAAGAGCGACGTCGAGCGAGGCCTGGGCAGCGGCCTGTCCGACCTGCATGCCGGACTGCGCCTGCGCTACGAAATCCGGCGCGAGTTTGCGCCATACGTCGGCGTCGAGTGGGCGCGCAAGTTCGGAGACACGGCGGATCTCGCGCGGGATGCGGGCGAGGACGTCTCGGACACGCGGCTGGTCGCAGGCCTGCGCTTCTGGTTCTGA
- a CDS encoding copper-binding protein, with amino-acid sequence MEERMEKTFPLLLNNAIERNAIMKGVFLLGLSSMVVLGMGLAHAAPAGSAEPLRVAAADAKQAAVSGTGVVEQVKAEQSKIKINHEPIPALDWPSMSMYFRVKDKAVLEGIATGDKVQFDLEKGKTGLEITRIEKVSQ; translated from the coding sequence ATGGAGGAACGTATGGAAAAGACTTTTCCGCTTCTGCTCAACAACGCAATCGAAAGGAACGCAATCATGAAAGGCGTATTTTTGTTAGGGCTTTCCAGCATGGTCGTTCTAGGGATGGGGCTCGCTCATGCCGCGCCGGCCGGCTCGGCCGAACCGCTCAGGGTCGCGGCGGCCGATGCGAAACAGGCGGCGGTGTCGGGAACCGGCGTCGTCGAGCAGGTCAAGGCCGAACAGAGCAAGATCAAGATCAACCATGAGCCGATCCCGGCACTGGATTGGCCCTCGATGTCCATGTACTTCCGCGTCAAGGACAAGGCTGTTCTGGAAGGCATAGCCACCGGGGACAAGGTGCAGTTCGATTTGGAGAAAGGCAAGACGGGTTTGGAAATCACCCGAATCGAGAAAGTGTCCCAGTGA
- a CDS encoding efflux RND transporter permease subunit: MFDKIIQFAIEQRWLVLLAVLGMAAFGVYSYQKLPIDAVPDITNVQVQINTAAPGYSPLESEQRITFPVETAMAGLPGLEQTRSLSRYGLSQVTVIFREGTDIYFARQLVNERIGQAKGKLPAGINPELGPISTGLGEIYMWTVEAKPGALKPDGAPYTAMDLREIQDWIVKPQLRNVPGVTEINTIGGYAKSFQVSPLPDKLVAHGLSLMDLVAAIERNNANVGAGYIEKRGEQYLIRAPGQVADLADIGNIVVASREGVPVRIRDVAEVGLGQELRTGAATENGREVVLGTVFMLIGENSRVVSQAVAKRLEEVNRSLPAGVVAQSVYDRTILVDKAIDTVKKNLVEGALLVIAVLFLFLGNIRAAVITALVIPLSMLFTFTGMVTNKVSANLMSLGALDFGIIIDGAVVIVENCVRRLAHAQAHFKRPLTRTERFHEVFAAAREARRPLIFGQLIIMVVYLPIFALAGVEGKMFHPMAFTVVVALLGAMILSVTFIPAAVALLIGNKVSEKENRLMQWASRGYAPMLAWGMGNKALVLTVAVVAVALSGLLATRMGSEFVPSLNEGDIALHALRIPGTSLTQAIEMQTELERTIKQFPEVERIFAKMGTAEIATDPMPPSVADNFIMLKPRSEWPDPSRTKTELVMAMQEAVGKVPGNNYEFTQPIQMRFNELLSGVRSDVAVKVFGDDMDTMNGTAAEISEVLEKIPGAADVKVEQTTGLPMMTIQIDREKAARLGVNVGDIQEAIGIAIGGRDAGVLFEGDRRFDIVVRLPERLRSDLAALKQLPIRMPMDAMTGASHGYLQLGDVASFIVAPGPNQISREDGKRRVVVTANVRGRDIGSFVNEADLAIQQNVKVPTGYWITWGGTFEQLQSAAKRLQIVVPVALLLVFMLLFAMFNNMKDGILVFTGIPFALTGGILALWLRDIPLSISAGVGFIALSGVAVLNGLVMVSFIRTLREQGRTLDTAIVDGALTRLRPVLMTALVASLGFIPMAIATGTGAEVQRPLATVVIGGILSSTALTLLVLPILYRLAHRKEEEIEAGAVGSGRPQAQPT; this comes from the coding sequence ATGTTCGACAAAATCATTCAGTTCGCCATCGAGCAGCGCTGGCTCGTCCTGCTCGCGGTCCTGGGTATGGCCGCGTTCGGCGTCTACAGCTATCAGAAGCTGCCGATCGACGCGGTGCCCGACATCACCAACGTGCAGGTTCAGATCAACACCGCCGCGCCCGGCTATTCGCCGCTGGAGTCCGAGCAGCGCATCACCTTCCCCGTCGAGACCGCGATGGCCGGGCTGCCGGGGCTGGAACAGACGCGTTCGCTGTCGCGCTACGGCCTGTCGCAGGTGACGGTGATCTTCAGGGAAGGCACCGACATCTATTTCGCACGCCAGCTGGTCAACGAGCGCATCGGTCAGGCCAAGGGAAAACTGCCGGCAGGGATCAATCCGGAGTTGGGGCCGATCTCGACCGGGCTGGGCGAGATTTACATGTGGACGGTCGAGGCCAAACCGGGTGCGCTGAAACCCGACGGCGCCCCCTACACCGCCATGGATCTCAGGGAAATCCAGGACTGGATCGTCAAACCGCAGTTGCGCAACGTGCCGGGTGTGACCGAAATCAACACCATCGGCGGCTACGCCAAGTCGTTTCAGGTATCGCCGCTGCCCGACAAACTCGTCGCGCACGGCCTGAGTCTGATGGATCTGGTCGCCGCTATCGAGCGCAACAACGCCAACGTGGGGGCGGGCTACATCGAAAAACGCGGCGAGCAATACCTGATCCGCGCACCGGGACAGGTCGCCGATCTCGCCGACATCGGCAACATCGTCGTCGCCAGCCGCGAGGGCGTTCCCGTACGCATCCGCGACGTCGCCGAAGTCGGCCTCGGGCAGGAGTTGCGCACCGGGGCCGCAACCGAAAACGGCCGCGAAGTCGTGCTCGGCACCGTCTTCATGCTGATCGGGGAAAACAGCCGCGTCGTCTCGCAGGCGGTCGCCAAGCGGCTCGAAGAAGTCAATCGCAGCCTGCCCGCCGGTGTCGTCGCGCAGAGCGTGTACGACCGCACGATCCTGGTCGACAAGGCGATCGACACGGTGAAGAAGAACCTGGTCGAGGGCGCATTGCTGGTGATCGCGGTGTTGTTCCTGTTCCTCGGCAACATCCGCGCGGCGGTTATTACTGCGCTGGTCATTCCGCTGTCGATGCTCTTCACCTTCACCGGCATGGTCACGAACAAGGTCAGCGCCAATTTGATGAGCCTCGGCGCGCTCGACTTCGGCATCATCATCGACGGCGCGGTGGTCATCGTCGAGAACTGCGTACGCCGGCTCGCGCACGCGCAGGCGCATTTCAAACGTCCGCTCACCCGCACCGAACGCTTCCATGAAGTCTTCGCTGCCGCGCGCGAGGCGCGCCGCCCCCTGATTTTCGGCCAGCTCATCATCATGGTCGTCTACCTGCCGATCTTTGCGCTCGCCGGCGTCGAGGGCAAGATGTTCCACCCGATGGCGTTCACCGTCGTCGTCGCCTTGCTGGGCGCGATGATTCTGTCCGTGACCTTCATCCCCGCAGCGGTTGCGCTGTTGATCGGCAACAAGGTCAGCGAAAAGGAAAACCGCCTGATGCAGTGGGCGTCGCGCGGCTACGCGCCGATGCTCGCCTGGGGCATGGGCAACAAGGCCCTGGTGCTCACCGTTGCGGTGGTTGCGGTGGCGCTGTCCGGCCTGCTCGCGACCCGCATGGGCAGCGAATTCGTGCCGAGTCTCAACGAGGGCGACATTGCGCTGCACGCCTTGCGCATCCCCGGCACCAGTCTGACCCAGGCGATCGAGATGCAGACCGAGCTTGAACGCACGATCAAGCAGTTTCCCGAAGTCGAGCGGATTTTCGCCAAAATGGGCACCGCTGAAATCGCGACCGACCCGATGCCGCCGAGCGTGGCCGACAACTTCATCATGCTGAAACCGCGGTCGGAATGGCCCGACCCGAGCCGCACCAAGACCGAGCTTGTGATGGCCATGCAGGAGGCGGTCGGCAAAGTGCCCGGCAACAACTACGAGTTTACCCAGCCGATCCAGATGCGCTTCAACGAGCTGTTATCTGGCGTGCGCAGCGATGTCGCGGTCAAAGTGTTCGGCGACGACATGGACACGATGAACGGCACCGCCGCCGAAATTTCCGAAGTGCTGGAAAAAATACCCGGTGCGGCCGACGTCAAGGTCGAACAGACGACCGGGTTGCCGATGATGACGATCCAGATCGACCGGGAAAAAGCCGCCCGGCTCGGGGTCAACGTCGGCGATATCCAGGAGGCGATCGGCATTGCCATCGGTGGACGCGACGCCGGCGTACTGTTCGAGGGCGACCGGCGCTTCGACATCGTCGTGCGCCTGCCGGAACGCCTGCGCAGCGATCTGGCGGCGCTGAAGCAACTGCCGATCAGGATGCCCATGGACGCCATGACTGGCGCGAGCCACGGCTATCTGCAACTGGGCGACGTCGCAAGCTTCATCGTCGCCCCCGGCCCCAACCAGATCAGCCGGGAGGATGGCAAGCGCCGCGTCGTCGTCACCGCCAACGTTCGCGGCCGCGACATCGGCTCGTTCGTCAATGAGGCCGATCTGGCGATCCAGCAAAACGTCAAGGTTCCGACCGGATACTGGATCACCTGGGGCGGCACCTTCGAGCAATTGCAGTCGGCGGCCAAGCGTCTGCAGATCGTGGTGCCGGTGGCGTTGCTGCTGGTTTTCATGCTGCTGTTCGCGATGTTCAACAACATGAAGGACGGCATCCTGGTCTTTACCGGCATCCCGTTCGCGCTTACCGGCGGCATTCTCGCGCTGTGGCTGCGCGACATCCCATTGTCCATTTCGGCAGGCGTCGGTTTCATCGCGCTGTCGGGGGTCGCGGTGCTCAATGGCCTGGTGATGGTGTCCTTCATCCGTACCCTGCGCGAACAGGGCCGCACGCTCGATACCGCAATCGTTGATGGCGCGCTCACCCGCCTGCGTCCGGTTCTGATGACCGCGCTCGTCGCCTCGCTCGGCTTCATTCCGATGGCCATCGCCACCGGCACCGGCGCGGAAGTGCAGCGGCCGCTTGCTACCGTCGTCATCGGCGGTATCCTGTCTTCGACGGCGCTGACCCTGCTGGTCCTGCCGATCCTGTACCGGCTGGCGCACAGGAAAGAGGAAGAGATCGAGGCGGGCGCAGTCGGTAGCGGCAGGCCACAGGCACAGCCCACCTGA
- a CDS encoding efflux RND transporter periplasmic adaptor subunit translates to MKFNPNKKQALVIAGVLAVGVLLAALVLGTGKPQMETDTHGEPAGQAEGGREDAGAPQKGPHGGKLFTQDGYGVEVTIFETNVEPQFRVYTYLNDKPLAPSASEVSLTLERLGRAPQVFRFTPENDYLKGDAVVEEPHSFKVGIAARHGGKSYRFGYEQVEARVAMSDQQVQQNKVEILSAGPARIQSVLELIGEIRFNEDRQVHVVPRLAGVVESVSANAGDRVRKGQVLAVIFSPALADQRSELLAAQKRLTLARSTFTREKKLWEDKISPEQDYLQAQAAMQEAEIAAQNARQKLASIGGELRGSGNLTRYEIRAPIGGVVIEKKVSLGETVKEDATIFVVADLSTVWAEMTIYAKDLNTVKVGQKATVKATAFESESSGVISYVGALVGEQTRTAKARVVLPNPQGVWRPGLPVSIRVVSGEVDVPVAVSAEAIQTVRGWTVVFGRYGDQFEARPVELGRSDGKFTEIISGLNAGEQYAAKNSFLIKADIGKSGASHDH, encoded by the coding sequence ATGAAATTCAATCCGAACAAGAAACAGGCGCTGGTTATTGCCGGGGTTCTGGCAGTCGGCGTCCTCCTCGCGGCGCTGGTCCTCGGTACCGGCAAACCGCAGATGGAAACCGATACGCACGGCGAACCCGCTGGCCAAGCCGAGGGCGGCCGCGAAGACGCGGGCGCACCGCAAAAAGGCCCGCACGGCGGCAAGCTTTTCACGCAGGATGGCTACGGCGTCGAGGTGACAATCTTCGAGACCAACGTCGAGCCGCAATTTCGCGTTTACACCTATCTGAACGACAAGCCACTGGCGCCCTCGGCGAGCGAGGTCAGCCTCACGCTGGAGCGGCTGGGTCGCGCGCCGCAGGTATTCCGCTTTACCCCGGAAAACGATTACCTCAAGGGTGATGCCGTCGTCGAAGAGCCGCATTCGTTCAAGGTCGGCATCGCCGCGCGGCACGGCGGAAAATCGTATCGATTTGGCTACGAGCAGGTCGAGGCGCGGGTCGCGATGTCGGATCAGCAGGTGCAGCAAAACAAGGTCGAGATCCTCAGCGCAGGCCCGGCGCGCATTCAGAGCGTGCTGGAGCTGATCGGCGAGATCCGTTTCAACGAAGACCGTCAGGTTCATGTCGTGCCGCGCCTCGCCGGCGTCGTCGAGTCCGTCTCGGCCAACGCCGGCGACCGGGTCAGAAAAGGCCAGGTGCTCGCGGTGATTTTTAGCCCGGCGCTGGCTGACCAGCGCAGTGAACTGCTCGCCGCGCAAAAACGCCTGACGCTGGCGCGCTCGACGTTCACGCGCGAGAAAAAATTGTGGGAGGACAAAATCTCCCCCGAGCAGGATTACCTGCAAGCGCAGGCTGCCATGCAGGAAGCCGAAATCGCGGCGCAAAACGCGCGCCAGAAACTGGCGTCGATTGGCGGCGAACTGCGCGGCAGCGGCAACCTCACACGCTACGAGATTCGTGCGCCGATCGGCGGCGTGGTGATCGAAAAGAAAGTCTCGCTGGGCGAAACGGTGAAGGAAGACGCGACGATCTTCGTCGTCGCCGATCTGTCCACGGTGTGGGCGGAAATGACGATTTATGCCAAGGACCTCAACACCGTGAAAGTCGGCCAGAAAGCCACTGTCAAGGCGACCGCGTTCGAATCCGAGAGCAGTGGCGTCATTTCCTATGTGGGCGCGCTGGTGGGCGAGCAAACCCGAACGGCCAAGGCACGCGTCGTATTACCCAACCCCCAAGGGGTCTGGCGTCCCGGCCTGCCGGTCAGTATCCGGGTGGTGTCGGGGGAGGTCGACGTGCCGGTGGCCGTGTCCGCCGAGGCGATCCAGACCGTGCGCGGCTGGACGGTGGTATTTGGGCGCTACGGCGACCAGTTCGAGGCCCGCCCGGTCGAACTGGGGCGCAGCGACGGCAAGTTCACCGAAATCATCAGCGGCTTGAACGCGGGCGAGCAGTACGCCGCGAAAAACAGCTTCCTTATCAAGGCCGACATCGGCAAGTCCGGCGCGAGCCACGACCACTAG
- a CDS encoding TolC family protein: MLLALPLAAWAQTPQTRLNAGTLRASEPTAPLTLNAALNLALGANPELSAAGRELEALDATITQAHVRPNPEFSALIEDTRRATRTTTLQLNQPIELGGKRGARIEAAERGRDAASLELDAKRAEIRAAVTAAFFDVLVAQERSRLAQASVELAQRATAAAARRVTAGKVSPVEETRARVAEAGARVELATATSELTTARRRLAATWANPSPRFERAEGDPEALPPLPALAHLNARLAASPSLLRAKIEVERRQALAKVERSRRVPDLTLSLGAKRDEERGLNQAIFGVSIPIPVFDRNQGNLLEALRRTDKAQDQLSADGIRLFNELAVAYERLSTARQETASLRQDVLPGAQSALDAATRGFELGKFSFLDVLDAQRTLFQARAQSLRALAEAHRSAAEIERILGDTRPAPAAVQP, encoded by the coding sequence TTGCTGCTCGCCCTGCCGTTGGCGGCGTGGGCGCAAACACCGCAAACCCGGCTGAATGCAGGCACGCTGCGCGCCAGCGAACCAACGGCCCCGCTTACCCTGAACGCGGCACTGAATCTGGCGCTTGGCGCCAACCCCGAGCTGTCGGCGGCGGGCCGCGAACTGGAGGCGCTCGATGCCACCATCACTCAGGCACACGTCCGACCCAACCCGGAATTTTCGGCCTTGATCGAGGACACGCGCCGGGCGACACGGACCACGACGCTGCAGTTGAACCAGCCGATCGAGCTGGGCGGCAAGCGTGGCGCCAGGATCGAAGCCGCCGAGCGCGGCCGTGATGCCGCGTCCCTGGAACTGGACGCCAAGCGTGCCGAGATTCGCGCGGCGGTGACCGCGGCGTTTTTCGACGTGCTGGTCGCCCAGGAGCGCTCGCGGCTTGCCCAGGCGTCGGTCGAACTCGCGCAACGCGCGACGGCCGCAGCCGCACGGCGGGTCACGGCCGGCAAGGTGTCCCCGGTCGAAGAAACCCGGGCGCGCGTGGCCGAGGCCGGCGCCCGCGTCGAACTCGCGACGGCCACCAGCGAATTGACGACCGCGCGCCGTCGGCTGGCAGCCACCTGGGCCAATCCGTCGCCGCGCTTCGAACGCGCCGAGGGCGATCCGGAAGCTTTGCCGCCGCTCCCTGCGCTGGCCCATCTGAACGCGCGCCTCGCCGCTTCGCCCAGCCTGCTCCGCGCCAAGATCGAGGTCGAGCGCCGGCAAGCGCTGGCGAAGGTCGAACGCAGCCGTCGCGTTCCGGACCTGACGCTCAGCCTCGGGGCCAAACGCGACGAAGAGCGCGGCCTCAATCAGGCGATTTTCGGCGTTTCGATACCGATCCCGGTGTTCGACCGCAATCAGGGAAACCTGCTGGAAGCGTTGCGCCGTACCGACAAGGCGCAGGACCAGCTGTCCGCCGACGGGATCCGCCTGTTCAACGAACTGGCTGTTGCATACGAGCGGCTGAGTACCGCACGCCAGGAGACAGCATCGCTGCGGCAGGACGTTCTTCCGGGCGCGCAAAGCGCTCTGGATGCCGCAACCCGAGGCTTCGAACTCGGCAAATTCAGCTTTCTCGACGTACTCGATGCGCAGCGCACGCTGTTTCAGGCCCGCGCGCAAAGCCTGCGCGCATTGGCCGAAGCGCACCGGTCGGCGGCCGAAATCGAGCGCATTCTTGGCGATACACGTCCGGCACCCGCTGCCGTCCAACCGTAG
- a CDS encoding copper-binding protein — MKKSLTKSLAAILVLSATAAMAQQKTMDDMKSMPMGKPAAGQTVHMAKGKVTKVDAAGGVVTLAHAPVKSLNWPAMTMGFQVEDKMVLDKLTVGKTVDFEFAQTDKGYVIIKVK, encoded by the coding sequence ATGAAGAAATCACTGACCAAGTCACTCGCAGCCATTCTTGTGCTTTCGGCAACTGCGGCGATGGCGCAGCAAAAGACGATGGATGACATGAAGAGCATGCCGATGGGCAAGCCAGCGGCAGGACAAACCGTACATATGGCCAAGGGCAAGGTCACCAAGGTCGATGCGGCTGGCGGCGTTGTCACCCTGGCCCACGCGCCCGTCAAAAGCCTGAACTGGCCCGCCATGACCATGGGGTTTCAGGTCGAGGACAAGATGGTGTTGGACAAACTCACTGTCGGCAAGACGGTTGATTTCGAGTTCGCCCAGACCGACAAGGGATATGTCATCATCAAAGTGAAGTGA